One region of Peribacillus simplex genomic DNA includes:
- a CDS encoding malate:quinone oxidoreductase yields the protein MYGVRKVNMSNSETKTEVILIGAGIMSATLGTFLKELVPEWEIKVFEKLEDAGAESSNEWNNAGTGHAALCELNYTTEKPDGSIDISKAININEQFQLSTQFWSYLVNSKLIKNPQDFIMPLPHMSMVLGDENVTFLKKRFEALSKNPLFQGMEFSEDPAKLMEWIPLIMQDRLSNEAIAATKIDSGTDVNFGALTRMLFDHLKTKNVDIKYKHSVDNLKVTSDGSWELKVRNVDSGSVERHTAKFVFIGGGGGSLHLLQKSGIPEGKHIGGFPVSGFFMVCNNPEVIEQHQAKVYGKAKVGAPPMSVPHLDTRYIDSEKSLLFGPFAGFSPKFLKTGSMFDLITSVKPDNVLTMLAAGAKEMSLTKYLIQQVMLSKEQRMEELREFIPNAKSEDWDLVVAGQRVQVIKDTAEGGKGTLQFGTEVVSSADGSIAALLGASPGASTAVHVMIEVIKKCFPQHLKEWEPKIKEMIPSYGVSLMENPELLQEIHASTAAALGLKEKELAHS from the coding sequence ATATATGGAGTAAGGAAGGTTAACATGAGCAACAGTGAAACTAAAACAGAAGTTATCTTAATTGGCGCCGGTATTATGAGTGCGACTTTGGGAACATTCCTGAAAGAGTTAGTGCCGGAATGGGAAATCAAAGTGTTTGAGAAGCTTGAAGACGCAGGGGCGGAAAGCTCTAACGAGTGGAATAATGCGGGAACAGGGCATGCTGCACTGTGTGAGCTTAACTACACAACTGAAAAACCGGACGGATCTATAGATATTAGCAAAGCTATTAATATTAATGAACAGTTTCAGCTTTCAACGCAGTTTTGGTCTTATCTTGTAAACAGCAAGCTGATAAAAAACCCTCAGGACTTTATCATGCCATTGCCTCATATGAGTATGGTGTTAGGGGATGAAAATGTAACATTCTTAAAGAAACGCTTTGAAGCGCTTTCAAAAAATCCTCTGTTCCAAGGGATGGAGTTTTCTGAGGACCCGGCAAAACTGATGGAATGGATTCCGCTTATTATGCAAGATCGCCTTTCGAATGAAGCTATAGCGGCAACCAAAATCGACTCTGGAACGGATGTCAACTTTGGTGCTTTAACACGCATGTTGTTTGACCACTTAAAGACTAAAAACGTCGATATCAAATATAAACATAGTGTTGATAATCTTAAAGTTACTAGCGATGGCTCATGGGAATTAAAAGTGCGTAATGTCGATAGCGGAAGCGTAGAGCGTCATACTGCAAAATTTGTCTTTATCGGAGGCGGGGGCGGAAGCCTTCATTTACTGCAAAAATCCGGTATTCCTGAAGGGAAGCACATTGGCGGTTTCCCAGTAAGTGGATTTTTCATGGTATGTAATAATCCAGAAGTAATTGAGCAGCATCAAGCAAAAGTATACGGAAAAGCTAAAGTTGGTGCTCCACCAATGTCTGTTCCGCATCTTGATACACGATATATCGACAGTGAAAAATCGTTGCTATTTGGACCATTTGCCGGTTTCTCACCGAAGTTCTTAAAAACAGGTTCAATGTTCGATTTAATAACTTCCGTAAAACCGGATAATGTCTTAACAATGTTGGCGGCGGGTGCAAAAGAGATGTCATTGACGAAATACCTGATCCAGCAAGTTATGTTATCGAAAGAACAGCGCATGGAAGAGTTACGAGAGTTTATCCCGAACGCTAAGAGCGAGGATTGGGATTTAGTAGTAGCTGGCCAACGTGTACAAGTTATCAAAGATACTGCTGAAGGCGGCAAAGGAACGCTTCAATTTGGTACGGAAGTTGTTAGTTCCGCTGATGGCTCGATTGCAGCATTACTAGGTGCTTCTCCAGGTGCTTCCACTGCTGTTCACGTTATGATAGAGGTAATTAAAAAATGCTTCCCGCAACATCTGAAAGAGTGGGAACCAAAAATCAAAGAAATGATTCCTTCTTATGGCGTGTCACTAATGGAAAATCCAGAGCTTCTGCAAGAAATTCATGCTTCAACAGCAGCGGCTCTTGGTCTAAAAGAAAAAGAGCTAGCCCATAGTTAA
- a CDS encoding IS3 family transposase (programmed frameshift) — protein sequence MERKNTGKKYNNEFKKTIVDLYHSGNSVRELSGEYGVSDVTIYKWVKEFTPIGLGEESMTPKELAAIQKENLRLKQEVEILKKGYGHIREKITETDLTEFIEENRNLYPVQRMCEVLEIPRSSHYQSLQLVVSNREQENKELTNKINLIYLESKGRYGAPKIHQILLTKGFSLSLKRVQRLMSKASIRSITKKKYRPYPSKEKVIQLDNLLKRDFTTQTINEKWVADITYIHTLKDGWCYLASVLDLHSKKIVGYSFSRSMTTELVIKAFDNAHSSQKPSEGLVLHTDLGSQYTSSEFTQHTQNHHIKQSFSQKGCPYDNACIESFHAILKKEEVNHVQYLDYQTAKLAIFQFIEGWYNRKRIHSSLGYKTPQAIEDQIRNAA from the exons TTGGAACGTAAGAATACAGGTAAAAAATATAATAATGAATTCAAGAAGACTATTGTAGATCTTTATCACTCGGGTAATTCAGTAAGAGAATTAAGTGGCGAATATGGTGTATCAGACGTAACTATTTATAAATGGGTTAAAGAATTTACCCCTATCGGTTTAGGGGAAGAGTCTATGACTCCGAAGGAATTAGCCGCCATACAGAAGGAAAACCTTCGGTTAAAGCAGGAAGTTGAAATCTTAAAAAAGG GCTATGGCCATATTCGCGAAAAAATAACCGAGACAGATCTTACCGAATTTATCGAGGAAAATAGGAATCTATACCCTGTACAGAGAATGTGTGAAGTATTAGAAATCCCAAGAAGCAGCCATTATCAGTCTCTTCAACTTGTAGTATCCAATCGCGAACAGGAAAACAAAGAACTAACGAATAAAATTAATCTCATTTACCTAGAAAGCAAGGGACGGTATGGTGCTCCTAAGATACATCAAATCCTATTAACCAAAGGATTTTCCCTCAGTCTAAAGCGTGTTCAACGCTTAATGAGCAAGGCGAGTATTCGTTCTATCACGAAGAAAAAATACCGTCCTTATCCATCTAAAGAAAAAGTTATTCAGTTAGATAATTTGCTTAAACGAGACTTTACCACCCAGACCATTAATGAGAAATGGGTAGCTGATATTACGTATATCCACACGTTAAAAGACGGATGGTGTTATTTAGCTTCTGTATTGGATCTTCATTCAAAGAAAATAGTAGGGTATTCCTTTTCACGTTCTATGACGACAGAACTGGTCATAAAAGCTTTCGATAACGCTCACTCTTCACAAAAGCCCTCGGAGGGCTTAGTTCTTCATACGGATCTTGGCTCACAATATACAAGCAGTGAGTTCACTCAACATACTCAGAATCATCATATTAAGCAATCCTTTAGTCAGAAAGGTTGCCCGTACGATAATGCCTGTATTGAATCCTTTCATGCGATATTAAAAAAGGAAGAAGTCAACCACGTCCAGTATCTAGATTACCAAACAGCTAAATTAGCGATATTCCAATTTATTGAAGGTTGGTATAACCGAAAAAGAATTCACAGCAGCTTAGGATATAAAACTCCACAAGCCATTGAAGACCAAATTAGAAATGCAGCTTAA